The Pseudomonas eucalypticola genome has a window encoding:
- a CDS encoding alpha/beta hydrolase: MTLRATLTASLLALSIGNAVAADNQAEHHTQAFLDALNSSGGKPLEQLSPKDARAVLTGAQQSVKVDLSGTEVSDKTIQADGQAIQLTIVRPAHTKGDLPVFMFFHGGGWVLGDYPTHARLIHDLVVNSGAVAVYVDYTPSPEAHYPTAINQAYAATRWVAEHGQQIGVDGKRLAVAGNSVGGNMAAVVSLMAKEQGTPALRFQLLLWPVTDASFDDASYQQYAEGHFLTRNMMTWFWDSYTTDAAQRADIHASPLRASAEQLKGLPPALVQTAGLDVLRDEGEAYARHLDAAGVEVTAVRYNGMIHDYGLLNPLSTIPEVKAAMRQAGQELKVHLN; the protein is encoded by the coding sequence ATGACCCTGCGCGCCACCCTCACCGCTTCCCTGCTGGCCCTGTCCATCGGCAACGCTGTCGCCGCCGACAACCAGGCCGAACATCACACCCAAGCCTTCCTCGACGCCCTGAACAGCAGCGGCGGCAAGCCACTGGAGCAACTGAGCCCCAAGGATGCCCGCGCGGTACTCACCGGTGCGCAGCAATCGGTGAAGGTCGACCTGTCGGGCACCGAGGTCAGCGACAAGACCATCCAGGCCGACGGCCAGGCCATCCAGTTGACCATCGTGCGCCCCGCCCATACCAAGGGTGACCTGCCGGTGTTCATGTTCTTCCACGGCGGCGGCTGGGTACTGGGGGACTACCCTACCCACGCACGGTTGATTCACGACCTAGTGGTGAATTCCGGCGCCGTGGCCGTCTACGTGGACTATACGCCTTCACCTGAAGCCCACTACCCCACCGCCATCAACCAGGCCTACGCCGCGACCCGCTGGGTGGCCGAGCATGGCCAGCAGATCGGTGTGGACGGCAAGCGCCTGGCCGTGGCCGGCAACAGCGTGGGCGGCAACATGGCCGCGGTGGTCAGCCTGATGGCCAAGGAACAAGGCACGCCCGCGCTGCGCTTCCAGCTGTTGCTGTGGCCGGTGACCGACGCCAGCTTCGATGACGCCTCGTACCAGCAATACGCCGAAGGGCACTTCCTGACCCGGAACATGATGACCTGGTTCTGGGACAGCTACACCACCGACGCCGCCCAGCGCGCCGACATCCACGCCTCGCCGCTGCGTGCCAGTGCCGAACAGCTCAAAGGCCTGCCACCGGCCCTGGTGCAGACCGCCGGCCTGGACGTATTGCGCGACGAAGGCGAAGCCTATGCCCGCCACCTGGACGCCGCCGGTGTCGAGGTCACGGCAGTGCGCTACAACGGCATGATCCACGACTATGGCCTGCTCAACCCACTGAGCACGATTCCCGAAGTAAAGGCCGCCATGCGTCAGGCCGGTCAGGAGTTGAAGGTGCACCTGAACTGA
- a CDS encoding TetR/AcrR family transcriptional regulator, with translation MTSDSQPAKPAPRQRRAPKGEKRREELLDAALQMFSLEGYGGASIARIAELVGISVAGVLHHFPNKSALLMAVLDRRDEVSQKIADEVRGEATLSGLLGSLSAINRSNATAPGVIRAFSMLNAESLVEGHPAWAWFQARYATIQARMVGQLQALVVLGEVRADVDLGGVVQECLAMMDGLQLQWLRFPEGLDLVARFDEYLAHLDASIRAG, from the coding sequence ATGACTTCAGATTCTCAACCTGCCAAGCCCGCGCCGCGCCAGCGGCGCGCCCCCAAGGGCGAGAAGCGCCGCGAGGAACTGCTCGACGCTGCCCTGCAAATGTTTTCCCTGGAGGGCTACGGTGGCGCGTCGATTGCGCGTATCGCCGAGCTGGTCGGCATCTCCGTGGCCGGCGTGTTGCACCATTTCCCCAACAAGAGTGCGCTGCTGATGGCGGTGCTGGACCGTCGCGACGAGGTCAGCCAGAAAATCGCCGATGAAGTGCGCGGCGAGGCCACCCTGAGCGGGTTGCTCGGCAGCCTAAGCGCCATCAACCGTTCCAACGCCACCGCACCGGGGGTGATTCGTGCCTTCAGCATGCTCAACGCCGAAAGCCTGGTGGAGGGCCACCCGGCGTGGGCCTGGTTCCAGGCGCGTTACGCGACCATTCAGGCGCGCATGGTGGGCCAGTTGCAGGCGTTGGTTGTATTGGGCGAGGTGCGTGCCGATGTCGACCTGGGCGGGGTGGTGCAGGAATGCCTGGCGATGATGGACGGGTTGCAGTTGCAGTGGTTGCGCTTTCCCGAAGGGCTGGACCTGGTGGCGCGGTTTGATGAGTACCTGGCGCACCTGGACGCGTCCATTCGCGCGGGATAG
- a CDS encoding LysE family translocator → MLSSLDLLYASALFAFVSSITPGPNNTMLLASGVNFGFRRSIPHALGVSIGFMVMVVAVGMGLAEVFKVLPWAYTLLRWAGASYLLYLAWKIAHSGPPSGDSSEAPRPMSFLGAAAFQWVNPKAWIMAIGAITTYVPSQGYVSNVLVIASLFALINLPSVCVWVSCGSALRNVLSEPRWLRLFNWAMALMLVASLYPLLKA, encoded by the coding sequence ATGCTGTCCTCCCTCGACCTGCTGTACGCATCCGCCCTGTTCGCCTTCGTGTCGTCCATCACCCCGGGCCCCAACAACACCATGTTGCTGGCCTCCGGCGTGAACTTCGGTTTCCGCCGCTCCATTCCCCATGCCCTGGGCGTAAGCATCGGGTTCATGGTGATGGTGGTTGCGGTGGGCATGGGCCTGGCGGAAGTGTTCAAGGTGCTGCCGTGGGCCTACACCCTGTTGCGCTGGGCGGGGGCGAGTTACCTGTTGTACCTGGCGTGGAAGATCGCCCACTCCGGTCCGCCCTCGGGCGACAGCAGCGAGGCGCCCCGGCCCATGAGCTTTCTGGGGGCTGCGGCGTTTCAGTGGGTGAACCCCAAGGCATGGATCATGGCTATCGGCGCCATCACCACCTATGTGCCGTCCCAGGGGTATGTGAGCAACGTACTGGTGATTGCTTCGCTGTTCGCGTTGATCAACTTGCCCAGTGTGTGCGTGTGGGTCAGTTGCGGCAGTGCGCTGCGCAATGTGCTCAGTGAGCCGCGCTGGCTGCGCCTGTTCAATTGGGCCATGGCGTTGATGCTGGTGGCTTCGTTGTACCCGTTGCTCAAGGCCTGA
- a CDS encoding TonB-dependent receptor encodes MFRLKVNPRFAAPFARRPGAALLLALIQLPAWADTPATGDAQADTHLETVTVSARRREENAQDIPTPMTTLSGQALENQRLYRLQDLQQALPSVNIAYSQSRVSNIAVRGIGNNQVGEGLEGSTGLYIDNVYLSRPGMASFDLLDLDQIELLRGPQGTLFGKNTTAGVLNISTRAPTFTPERSLEVSGGEYGYAQTKGTVSGPLTDTLAGRVSFYRTRDDGYVDNQHDGRSFNGGEREGLRGQLLFQPDDDFSLRWITDYNQEKSTNGVLTLYGASDRFRQRATLIGANPDYARDGNVNIDSPQSLAVFQGGSSLEANWNLDGGYRLTSITAYRYWHFLPHNDADLTDQPAILDSGTEVTTRQYSQEIRLASPVGETFDYVLGAYLYRQDTGNRNFADYGPDADLFLTGVNRDIYNNVSTQTNGKVTTDSYALFAQGNWHLTDRLDLTAGIRGTYEEKTADVHRFDPTGGATLSTALQASRQAQMGGYQSGEFGLHSASPSGLLSLSYHLSDNLMTYASLAHGEKSGGINLAVPSSGMDSDSLVIGPERLNDAEVGFKSTWFDRSLLVNANLFWMGVNGYQASTRVITAASATPVTVLANAGTVRSRGAELDLTWLPVRGLTLNLNGSYNDTTYLSFKNAPCPGEVSTVNAAATCDLSGHAVVGASKWIANASGHYQWNLANGLQPYANLSYSYRSAAEGTLDNSALSKIDAYGLVNASTGVRFDVGDGQADVSLWVRNLTDKDYYLTASAVSNGAYSGSIGSPRTAGVTLRYDF; translated from the coding sequence ATGTTTCGCTTGAAGGTCAACCCACGTTTTGCCGCGCCGTTTGCGCGTCGTCCCGGCGCAGCCTTGCTGCTGGCCCTGATTCAACTGCCGGCCTGGGCGGACACCCCGGCTACGGGCGATGCCCAGGCCGATACCCACCTGGAAACTGTCACGGTCAGCGCCCGCCGTCGCGAGGAAAACGCCCAGGACATTCCCACGCCCATGACCACCCTCAGCGGCCAGGCACTTGAAAATCAGCGCTTGTACCGCCTGCAGGACCTGCAACAGGCGCTGCCCAGCGTCAACATCGCCTATAGCCAGTCCCGAGTCTCCAACATCGCCGTGCGCGGCATCGGCAACAACCAGGTGGGCGAGGGGCTGGAGGGCAGCACTGGGCTGTACATCGACAACGTCTATCTGTCGCGCCCTGGAATGGCCAGCTTCGATCTGCTGGACCTGGACCAGATCGAGCTGCTGCGCGGCCCGCAAGGTACGCTGTTCGGCAAGAACACCACCGCCGGCGTGCTTAACATCAGCACCCGCGCACCCACGTTTACCCCCGAGCGCAGCCTGGAGGTGAGCGGTGGCGAATACGGCTACGCGCAAACCAAGGGCACCGTGTCGGGCCCGCTAACCGACACTCTGGCCGGGCGCGTGTCGTTCTATCGCACCCGCGACGATGGATACGTGGACAACCAACACGATGGGCGTAGTTTCAATGGCGGTGAGCGCGAAGGCCTGCGCGGGCAACTGCTGTTCCAGCCCGATGATGATTTCAGCCTGCGCTGGATCACCGACTACAACCAGGAAAAATCCACCAATGGCGTCCTGACCCTATACGGTGCCTCGGACCGCTTCCGCCAGCGCGCCACCCTGATCGGCGCCAACCCCGACTATGCTCGCGACGGCAACGTGAACATCGACTCGCCGCAGTCGCTCGCGGTGTTCCAGGGCGGCAGCTCGCTGGAGGCCAACTGGAATCTGGACGGCGGTTATCGCCTGACGTCCATTACCGCCTACCGCTATTGGCACTTCCTGCCGCACAACGACGCCGACCTCACTGACCAGCCGGCAATTCTGGACAGCGGCACCGAGGTCACCACGCGCCAGTATTCCCAGGAAATCCGCCTGGCTTCGCCCGTGGGCGAGACCTTTGACTACGTGCTGGGTGCTTACCTTTACCGGCAGGACACCGGCAACCGCAACTTCGCCGATTATGGCCCCGATGCCGACCTGTTCCTGACCGGCGTCAACCGCGACATCTACAACAATGTCAGTACGCAGACCAATGGCAAAGTCACCACCGATAGCTATGCACTGTTCGCCCAGGGCAACTGGCACCTCACCGATCGCCTGGATCTGACCGCGGGCATCCGCGGCACTTATGAGGAAAAAACCGCCGACGTGCATCGCTTTGATCCTACCGGCGGCGCAACGCTCAGCACCGCGCTGCAAGCCAGTCGCCAAGCCCAGATGGGCGGGTATCAGTCCGGCGAATTCGGTTTGCACAGCGCATCGCCCTCCGGCTTGCTGAGCCTGAGCTATCACCTCAGCGACAACCTGATGACGTATGCTTCGCTGGCCCACGGCGAAAAGTCCGGCGGCATCAACCTGGCGGTGCCGTCCAGCGGCATGGATAGCGACAGCCTCGTGATTGGCCCCGAACGCCTCAATGACGCCGAGGTGGGCTTCAAGAGCACCTGGTTCGACCGCAGCCTGCTGGTCAATGCCAACCTGTTTTGGATGGGCGTCAACGGCTACCAGGCCTCCACGCGTGTCATCACCGCCGCCTCGGCGACGCCGGTTACCGTACTGGCCAACGCCGGTACCGTGCGCTCGCGCGGCGCCGAACTGGATCTGACCTGGCTGCCGGTGCGAGGCCTGACCCTGAACCTGAACGGCTCGTACAACGACACCACCTACCTGTCGTTCAAAAACGCCCCTTGCCCAGGCGAAGTCAGTACCGTCAACGCAGCGGCCACCTGCGACCTGTCGGGACACGCCGTGGTCGGGGCGTCGAAATGGATCGCCAACGCCAGCGGGCATTACCAGTGGAACCTGGCGAACGGCCTGCAGCCCTACGCGAACCTCTCGTACAGTTACCGCTCAGCGGCAGAAGGCACGCTGGACAATTCGGCGCTTTCGAAAATCGACGCCTACGGCTTGGTCAATGCGTCCACCGGCGTGCGTTTCGATGTGGGCGATGGGCAGGCAGACGTGTCGCTATGGGTACGCAACCTTACCGACAAGGATTACTACCTGACCGCATCGGCAGTGTCCAACGGCGCCTACAGCGGCTCCATCGGCAGCCCCAGAACCGCCGGGGTGACGTTACGATATGACTTCTGA
- a CDS encoding LLM class flavin-dependent oxidoreductase, whose amino-acid sequence MNRQLHLNLFVFGRGHHEGAWRHPLAPSTSLTDVEHYQALAAMAEKGLLDSLFLADVLAVGDTQGHSPITPLEPITLLAALSATTRHIGLIGTASTTYMEPFNLARQFAALDHLSRGRIGWNIVTSWVNGVEANFGHDHQPPHAERYARAFEFMEVVKGLWDTWADDAVLDDRSAGQYLQPERIAALNHRGAHFQVRGPLNIPASPQRHPVLFQAGSSADGQRFAAQYAEAVFTAQPDLPTAQAFYRSLKQQVHEVGRQPHELLVLPGLSAVVAESDQQAGQLLEELNALTALETGLARLSARFGGHDFSRLPLDLPLSVDDLPNPDGVQAAQSRARVVVELVRSQRPTLRQLLTRLAGARGHYTLAGTPEQIADAMQTWFQNGAADGFNLMPPIMPAMLATFIDEVIPLLQQRGLFRTAYQQHTLRQRYGLARPASRFFG is encoded by the coding sequence ATGAACCGTCAACTGCATTTGAACCTGTTTGTCTTCGGCCGTGGCCACCACGAGGGGGCCTGGCGCCATCCGCTGGCGCCGTCCACTTCGCTCACCGACGTCGAACACTACCAGGCGCTGGCCGCCATGGCGGAGAAGGGCTTGCTCGACTCACTGTTCCTGGCCGACGTGCTGGCGGTCGGCGATACCCAGGGCCATTCACCCATCACGCCACTGGAGCCGATCACCCTGCTGGCGGCGCTCAGCGCGACCACCCGCCATATCGGTCTGATCGGCACGGCGTCGACCACCTATATGGAGCCGTTCAACCTGGCCAGGCAGTTCGCGGCGCTGGACCACCTGTCACGGGGCCGCATCGGCTGGAACATCGTCACCTCGTGGGTCAACGGCGTAGAGGCCAATTTCGGCCACGACCACCAGCCACCGCACGCTGAACGCTACGCCCGCGCCTTCGAGTTCATGGAGGTGGTGAAAGGGCTGTGGGACACTTGGGCCGACGACGCCGTGCTGGATGACCGCAGCGCGGGCCAGTACCTGCAGCCTGAACGGATTGCTGCCCTGAATCATCGCGGCGCGCATTTCCAGGTACGTGGGCCCTTGAACATTCCCGCCTCGCCGCAGCGTCATCCGGTACTGTTCCAGGCAGGCTCCTCGGCGGACGGTCAGCGCTTTGCCGCCCAGTATGCCGAAGCAGTGTTTACCGCCCAGCCCGATTTGCCGACGGCCCAGGCCTTCTACCGCTCGCTCAAGCAACAGGTGCACGAGGTCGGGCGTCAGCCCCATGAGCTGCTGGTGCTGCCGGGCCTGAGCGCTGTTGTCGCTGAAAGCGACCAGCAGGCCGGGCAGTTGCTGGAAGAGCTCAACGCCCTGACCGCACTGGAAACCGGTCTTGCTCGGTTGTCGGCGCGCTTCGGCGGGCATGACTTTTCGCGCCTGCCCCTGGACTTGCCGCTGAGCGTCGATGACCTGCCCAATCCCGACGGCGTGCAGGCCGCCCAAAGCCGTGCGCGGGTGGTGGTGGAACTGGTGCGCAGCCAGCGGCCCACCTTGCGCCAGTTGTTGACACGATTGGCCGGCGCCCGCGGTCACTACACCCTGGCCGGTACCCCCGAACAGATCGCCGACGCCATGCAGACATGGTTCCAGAATGGCGCTGCCGATGGCTTCAACCTGATGCCGCCGATCATGCCGGCGATGCTGGCAACCTTCATCGACGAAGTCATCCCGTTGCTGCAACAGCGCGGGCTGTTCCGCACCGCTTATCAGCAACACACCCTGCGCCAGCGCTACGGCCTGGCCAGGCCGGCCAGTCGTTTCTTCGGCTAG
- a CDS encoding ABC transporter ATP-binding protein, translating into MTSFTPLPVSIDRLTRAFGTCRVLDQLNLQIPAGQFVAILGRSGSGKSTLLRALAGLDGEVQGQGSITAPTPRAVLFQDSRLLPWESVLANVTLGLPGTGAALAGRQALAMVGLAGREGAWPGELSGGEQQRVALARSLVRRPRLLLADEPFGALDALTRLKMQALLRQVVQRQQLTVLMVTHDIDEALLLADRVVVLDGGRIVDDKPVTLAHPRSTAHPQLALCRDALLQSLGVDEASLQVIQP; encoded by the coding sequence ATGACCTCCTTCACGCCCTTGCCGGTCAGCATCGACCGCCTGACCCGTGCGTTCGGTACATGCCGGGTGCTGGACCAGTTGAACCTGCAGATTCCGGCTGGCCAGTTCGTCGCCATTCTGGGCCGCAGCGGCTCGGGCAAAAGCACGTTGTTGCGCGCCTTGGCCGGCCTGGACGGCGAGGTGCAGGGGCAGGGCAGCATCACCGCACCCACGCCCAGGGCCGTGCTCTTTCAGGACTCGCGCCTGCTGCCTTGGGAGAGCGTGCTGGCCAACGTCACCCTGGGCTTGCCAGGCACGGGCGCGGCACTGGCCGGGCGCCAGGCGCTGGCCATGGTCGGCCTTGCTGGGCGCGAAGGTGCCTGGCCGGGCGAGTTGTCCGGCGGCGAGCAACAGCGCGTGGCGCTGGCCAGGTCATTGGTGCGCCGGCCTCGCCTGCTACTGGCCGACGAGCCTTTCGGCGCGCTGGATGCGCTGACCCGCCTGAAGATGCAGGCCCTGCTGCGCCAAGTGGTACAGCGCCAGCAACTGACCGTGCTGATGGTCACCCACGATATCGACGAAGCGTTGCTGCTGGCCGACCGCGTGGTGGTGCTCGATGGCGGGCGCATTGTTGACGACAAGCCGGTGACGCTGGCCCACCCCCGTAGTACCGCACACCCCCAGCTTGCGCTGTGCCGTGACGCACTGCTGCAAAGCCTGGGCGTTGATGAAGCTTCCCTTCAGGTAATCCAACCATGA
- a CDS encoding ABC transporter permease has translation MPVDRAQAVHRPRRLVPAPLGKGASLLGPCLLLVAWELAAQLGWLSPKVLAPPSTALTTGYRLLADGVLWPHLLASARRALSGLAIGVTLGLVLALVAGLTRLGDALIDGVVQIKRAIPTLSLIPLAILWLGIGDGMKITLIAGGVCLPVYLGTHAALKGIDLRYVELAHTLDLDRWTFIRKVAVPGALPGFFVGLRFAVTICWGALVVLEQINTTQGIGYLMNRARDYGQTDVIVVGLVTYMVLGLVCDRLVRVVEYRVLRYRKVIGS, from the coding sequence ATGCCCGTTGACCGCGCGCAAGCCGTTCACCGGCCACGTCGGCTGGTGCCCGCGCCCCTGGGCAAAGGCGCTTCGTTGTTGGGCCCCTGCCTGCTGTTGGTGGCCTGGGAGCTGGCCGCCCAGCTGGGCTGGCTATCGCCCAAGGTGCTGGCGCCACCGTCCACTGCCCTGACCACTGGCTACCGTCTGCTGGCCGATGGCGTGCTATGGCCGCACCTGCTGGCCTCGGCACGGCGTGCGCTGTCCGGGCTGGCCATTGGCGTCACCTTGGGCCTGGTACTGGCGCTGGTCGCAGGGCTGACGCGCCTCGGCGATGCGCTGATCGATGGCGTGGTGCAGATCAAGCGCGCCATCCCCACGCTATCGCTGATCCCCTTGGCCATTCTGTGGCTGGGCATTGGCGACGGCATGAAAATCACGCTTATCGCAGGCGGTGTCTGCCTGCCGGTGTACCTGGGCACCCACGCGGCGCTCAAGGGCATCGACCTGCGTTACGTGGAGCTGGCGCACACGCTGGACCTTGACCGCTGGACTTTCATCCGCAAGGTGGCGGTGCCGGGCGCGCTACCGGGGTTCTTTGTCGGCCTGCGCTTTGCGGTGACGATTTGCTGGGGCGCCCTGGTGGTGCTGGAGCAGATCAACACCACCCAGGGCATCGGTTATTTGATGAACCGTGCCCGCGACTACGGCCAGACTGATGTGATCGTCGTCGGGCTGGTGACGTACATGGTGCTGGGCCTGGTGTGTGACCGGCTGGTGCGGGTGGTGGAATACCGTGTGTTGCGCTACCGCAAGGTGATCGGCTCATGA
- a CDS encoding ABC transporter substrate-binding protein: MHVSLPLWPATAGLLLALACAAAQAAPALTLADQNEATQALLERWGETQSQPPALSYANFAGGPAILEAFRAGVIDVGIAGSTPPVQAQAAGEAVRIIAAVSHDRPAYQLAVRAGLEVPRLEALKGLKIAYAEGTARQTFVLAALRKAGLTPQDVHLVPLRVSDFPDALRSGQVDVAPLIEPHFSRYVGTGADHLARFVPEQHLQGLPSDINYLYASESALKDPAKRQALLQLRRAWIAANQWAQAHPDAWAQAYYVKRQQLDPADAQRIVESQGNLTVPTLAELIPTQQAVIDLIYAAGDLPAHLQARDEFDLEFAREAEQQEAVNAR; encoded by the coding sequence ATGCATGTTTCCCTTCCCTTGTGGCCGGCCACCGCCGGGCTGCTGCTGGCGCTTGCGTGTGCCGCCGCTCAGGCCGCGCCAGCGCTCACCCTGGCCGACCAGAACGAGGCCACCCAAGCCTTGCTCGAGCGTTGGGGTGAAACCCAATCGCAGCCGCCAGCACTCAGCTATGCCAATTTCGCCGGTGGCCCGGCGATACTCGAAGCCTTCCGCGCCGGGGTAATCGACGTCGGTATCGCTGGCAGCACCCCTCCCGTCCAAGCCCAGGCCGCAGGGGAGGCGGTGCGCATCATAGCCGCTGTCAGCCACGACCGCCCGGCTTACCAACTGGCCGTTCGCGCCGGGTTGGAAGTGCCGCGCCTGGAGGCCCTCAAAGGCTTGAAAATCGCCTACGCCGAAGGCACTGCACGGCAGACCTTCGTGCTGGCCGCGTTGCGCAAGGCTGGGCTCACGCCCCAGGATGTGCACTTGGTGCCACTGCGCGTCAGTGACTTTCCCGATGCCCTGCGCAGTGGGCAGGTGGACGTGGCACCACTGATCGAGCCGCACTTCAGCCGCTATGTGGGCACGGGCGCCGACCACCTGGCGCGCTTTGTCCCCGAGCAGCACCTTCAGGGACTGCCCAGTGACATCAACTACCTGTACGCCAGCGAATCGGCACTCAAGGACCCGGCCAAACGCCAGGCCTTGCTGCAACTGCGCCGAGCCTGGATCGCGGCCAACCAATGGGCCCAGGCCCACCCTGACGCGTGGGCCCAGGCGTACTACGTCAAGCGCCAGCAATTGGACCCCGCGGATGCGCAGCGCATCGTCGAGTCCCAAGGCAACCTCACTGTGCCGACGCTGGCCGAGCTTATCCCCACACAGCAGGCGGTGATCGATCTGATTTATGCGGCAGGCGACTTGCCGGCACATCTGCAGGCTCGCGACGAATTTGATCTGGAGTTTGCCCGGGAAGCTGAACAGCAGGAGGCAGTCAATGCCCGTTGA
- a CDS encoding LysR family transcriptional regulator translates to MDLLERFFSRGLKLHHLRVLVMLGQWGQVRLVAQKLGVTQPAVSRQLAELEEGLGLDVVRRVSNGLVFTEAGQILLGRAREVMFQLEQARQELGSMSAGLRGEITIGAVPSVMQSLATPLLTLLQERAPGVSINLLSETSDKLYTSLVNRTLHVLFSRAVPPQFADPAVAGELLYEDPLVIICSRTHPLAHKQHLLPQDLDRQPWVLPPTESPAFEALNTWMQENSLSQGPGSVRTTSREVYRSMLAGGTRLGMMSLGAALAPEITADFAVLALPGARFLPSVWMFHTRTEATSAVRAVVECAREAARGMA, encoded by the coding sequence ATGGACTTACTCGAGCGTTTTTTCAGCCGTGGCCTCAAACTCCACCACCTGCGCGTGCTGGTGATGCTCGGCCAATGGGGCCAGGTACGTCTGGTTGCGCAGAAGCTGGGCGTCACGCAGCCGGCGGTGTCCCGTCAGTTGGCGGAACTTGAGGAAGGGCTGGGCCTGGACGTGGTACGGCGGGTCAGCAATGGCCTGGTGTTCACCGAAGCGGGTCAGATTTTGCTTGGCCGGGCGCGGGAGGTGATGTTCCAGCTGGAGCAGGCCCGGCAGGAGCTGGGCAGCATGTCGGCGGGCCTGCGGGGCGAGATCACTATCGGCGCGGTGCCCAGCGTGATGCAAAGCCTGGCCACGCCGCTATTGACGCTGCTGCAGGAGCGCGCACCCGGGGTGTCGATCAATCTGCTCAGCGAGACCAGCGACAAGCTTTATACGTCACTGGTCAACCGCACCCTGCACGTGTTGTTCAGCCGCGCCGTGCCGCCGCAGTTCGCCGACCCGGCTGTGGCGGGGGAACTGCTCTACGAAGATCCTCTGGTGATCATCTGCAGTCGCACTCATCCGCTGGCCCACAAGCAGCACCTGCTGCCTCAGGACCTGGATCGACAGCCTTGGGTATTGCCGCCCACCGAGTCCCCGGCCTTCGAAGCCTTGAACACCTGGATGCAGGAAAATAGCCTGAGCCAAGGACCTGGGAGTGTGCGCACGACCTCCCGGGAGGTCTACCGCTCGATGCTGGCAGGCGGTACCCGGTTGGGCATGATGAGCCTTGGCGCGGCGCTGGCGCCGGAAATCACGGCGGATTTTGCCGTGCTGGCATTGCCCGGCGCGCGTTTTCTGCCGTCGGTGTGGATGTTCCATACGCGCACCGAGGCTACCTCGGCTGTACGCGCAGTGGTGGAATGCGCGCGGGAAGCGGCGCGCGGGATGGCATAA
- a CDS encoding GNAT family N-acetyltransferase, protein MSGRPYHTFTSSKANGMALQLRQARVTDLPAIYRGEESYIRCWEPEHEASWRAQLERHLTRWVENFDRLNVAFMGNAFAGYSLWIPDQSYAELCTIHVSPEHRRSGVGMALLEAYVQDAARHGFTQLRLSVRPDNPARRMYEKAGFSCTGIGAHDYLTYKRHA, encoded by the coding sequence ATGTCAGGAAGGCCATACCATACCTTCACGTCATCAAAGGCTAATGGAATGGCACTACAACTCAGACAAGCACGTGTTACCGATCTTCCGGCCATCTACAGAGGTGAGGAGAGCTATATCCGCTGTTGGGAGCCCGAGCATGAAGCATCGTGGCGAGCCCAACTGGAACGGCACCTGACGCGTTGGGTAGAGAATTTTGACCGTCTGAACGTCGCGTTCATGGGTAATGCCTTCGCGGGTTACTCACTCTGGATACCTGATCAGAGTTACGCAGAACTTTGCACTATCCATGTTAGTCCAGAACATCGGCGTAGCGGGGTGGGAATGGCCCTGTTGGAGGCCTATGTACAGGACGCGGCACGGCACGGATTCACGCAGCTGCGGTTGAGTGTGCGACCTGATAACCCCGCGAGGAGGATGTACGAGAAGGCGGGGTTTTCATGCACCGGTATCGGTGCCCATGATTACCTGACGTATAAGCGTCACGCATGA